The Plectropomus leopardus isolate mb unplaced genomic scaffold, YSFRI_Pleo_2.0 unplaced_scaffold1781, whole genome shotgun sequence genome window below encodes:
- the LOC121964933 gene encoding transmembrane emp24 domain-containing protein 6-like: VYTVSHLLCVSAGFYQMCLSNFHNRFGTMQVFLSFGVYYDGVQDPAKSEEEEKKKKEEVSKELNDTLSVIEDATHKVENYVFHMFRYYNFGRMRKSTDYFLLLSNSQYVTWWSMALSLLIVTSGYLQLLFLKRLFITKTSGEEEKPRC, from the exons gtgtacactgtgtCTCACTTGTTGTGCGTCTCCGCAGGTTTCTATCAGATGTGTTTGAGCAACTTCCACAATCGCTTCGGCACCATGCAGGTCTTCCTCAGCTTCGGCGTTTACTACGACGGCGTCCAGGACCCCGCCAAGAgcgaagaggaggagaagaagaagaaagaggaggtcAGCAAAGAGCTGAACGACACGCTGAGCGTCATAGag GACGCGACTCACAAAGTGGAAAATTACGTCTTCCACATGTTTCGCTACTACAACTTTGGCCGCATGAGGAAGAGCACCGActacttcctgctgctgtccaaCTCGCAGTACGTCACCTGGTGGTCGATGGCGCTCAGCCTCCTCATCGTCACCTCCGGGTACCTGCAGCTCCTCTTCCTCAAGAGACTCTTCATCACCAAGACGAGCGGCGAGGAGGAGAAGCCTCGCTGCTGA